From Corvus moneduloides isolate bCorMon1 chromosome 2, bCorMon1.pri, whole genome shotgun sequence, one genomic window encodes:
- the LOC116439523 gene encoding high affinity choline transporter 1-like isoform X3 translates to MSQIGGFFFVNPMRSKNYMTVMDPLQETYGNMMGTLLFIPPLLGEVFWFAAILASLGATMRVILDIGGSLAITISACTVILYTLQGGLYSVAYTDVIQMIFITLSLWICIPFALVNSATESIYYTATHQSYQDPWIGKIEKHYLGRWLDDFFYLVLGSIPWQTYFQRVLSAASTGQARLTSYLSGLGCFAMAIPSVLIGAVAASTDWNQTSYGLPSPFERGESAMILPLVLQHLCPAYISITGLGAIAAAAMSSADSALLSTGSMFAHNIYRKILRKKASETEVLWAMRTSMLVFGAGAAGLAFYSSSVYDLWFLSGELVYALLFPQLCCALFAPSTNTYGSAAGFLVGLLLRLLAGEPALSIPPVILYPACSLVNGTYSQLFPFKTFTMLLTLGTILAVSYLAKALFQRNLLPRSWDVCNIMGGTSILIPLQQVEKQECFPTTALEEKHN, encoded by the exons ATGTCTCAGATTG GTGGTTTCTTCTTTGTAAATCCAATGAGATCCAAGAATTACATGACAGTGATGGACCCTCTTCAAGAAACTTATGGGAACATGATGGGAACCTTACTCTTCATTCCGCCACTGCTAGGAGAGGTGTTCTGGTTTGCAGCTATCCTGGCATCCCTGG GAGCAACAATGAGGGTCATCTTGGATATTGGAGGCTCTTTGGCTATCACCATCTCAGCATGCACTGTCATACTTTACACTCTACAGGGAGGCCTCTACTCTGTTGCCTACACTGATGTCATCCAGATGATTTTCATTACCCTCAGCCTG TGGATCTGTATCCCCTTTGCCCTGGTGAATTCTGCAACGGAAAGTATTTATTACACTGCAACCCATCAATCTTACCAAGACCCTTGGATTGGGAAGATAGAAAAACACTATCTTGGAAGATGGCTGGATGACTTCTTCTACTTG GTGCTTGGGAGCATCCCGTGGCAGACTTACTTCCAAAGGGTGCTCTCTGCTGCCTCGACAGGACAGGCAAGGCTCACCTCCTACCTCTCTGGACTCGGGTGCTTTGCAATGGCCATCCCCTCGGTGCTCATCGGGGCAGTTGCAGCATCAACAG ACTGGAATCAGACAAGCTACGGTCTTCCCAGTCCATTCGAGAGAGGGGAGTCAGCAATGATACTGCCACTTGTTTTGCAACATCTCTGCCCAGCGTATATCTCCATTACTGGTTTGGGggccattgctgctgctgcGATGTCTTCTGCAGATTCAGCTCTTCTCTCCACTGGCTCCATGTTTGCTCACAATATCTACAGGAAAATCCTGAGGAAAAAG GCTTCAGAGACAGAGGTGTTGTGGGCCATGAGGACCTCCATGTTGGTGtttggggctggggctgctggtctGGCTTTTTACTCCAGCTCTGTGTATGACCTCTGGTTCCTCAGTGGGGAGCTGGTGTAcgccctcctcttcccccagctctgctgtgccctcTTTGCTCCCAGCACGAACACCTATGGATCAGCTGCTGGCTTCTTGGTTGGGCTCCTGCTGCGGCTACTGGCAGGGGAGCCTGCCCTGAGCATCCCCCCTGTCATCCTCTACCCAGCCTGCTCCCTGGTGAACGGGACCTACAGCCAGCTCTTCCCCTTTAAAACATTCACCATGCTTCTCACCTTGGGCACCATCCTTGCCGTTTCATACCTGGCCAAGGCTTTGTTTCAGAGAAACCTCCTCCCTCGCAGCTGGGATGTTTGCAATATCATGGGGGGAACGAGCATTCTCATCCCCTTGCAGCAGGTGGAGAAACAGGAGTGTTTCCCAACCACTGCACTAGAAGAGAAACACAATTAA
- the LOC116439523 gene encoding high affinity choline transporter 1-like isoform X2: MFTATWVGGAYIESTAEIVYLPSKGLLWVQAPLGFALSLAIGGFFFVNPMRSKNYMTVMDPLQETYGNMMGTLLFIPPLLGEVFWFAAILASLGATMRVILDIGGSLAITISACTVILYTLQGGLYSVAYTDVIQMIFITLSLWICIPFALVNSATESIYYTATHQSYQDPWIGKIEKHYLGRWLDDFFYLVLGSIPWQTYFQRVLSAASTGQARLTSYLSGLGCFAMAIPSVLIGAVAASTDWNQTSYGLPSPFERGESAMILPLVLQHLCPAYISITGLGAIAAAAMSSADSALLSTGSMFAHNIYRKILRKKASETEVLWAMRTSMLVFGAGAAGLAFYSSSVYDLWFLSGELVYALLFPQLCCALFAPSTNTYGSAAGFLVGLLLRLLAGEPALSIPPVILYPACSLVNGTYSQLFPFKTFTMLLTLGTILAVSYLAKALFQRNLLPRSWDVCNIMGGTSILIPLQQVEKQECFPTTALEEKHN; encoded by the exons GTGGTTTCTTCTTTGTAAATCCAATGAGATCCAAGAATTACATGACAGTGATGGACCCTCTTCAAGAAACTTATGGGAACATGATGGGAACCTTACTCTTCATTCCGCCACTGCTAGGAGAGGTGTTCTGGTTTGCAGCTATCCTGGCATCCCTGG GAGCAACAATGAGGGTCATCTTGGATATTGGAGGCTCTTTGGCTATCACCATCTCAGCATGCACTGTCATACTTTACACTCTACAGGGAGGCCTCTACTCTGTTGCCTACACTGATGTCATCCAGATGATTTTCATTACCCTCAGCCTG TGGATCTGTATCCCCTTTGCCCTGGTGAATTCTGCAACGGAAAGTATTTATTACACTGCAACCCATCAATCTTACCAAGACCCTTGGATTGGGAAGATAGAAAAACACTATCTTGGAAGATGGCTGGATGACTTCTTCTACTTG GTGCTTGGGAGCATCCCGTGGCAGACTTACTTCCAAAGGGTGCTCTCTGCTGCCTCGACAGGACAGGCAAGGCTCACCTCCTACCTCTCTGGACTCGGGTGCTTTGCAATGGCCATCCCCTCGGTGCTCATCGGGGCAGTTGCAGCATCAACAG ACTGGAATCAGACAAGCTACGGTCTTCCCAGTCCATTCGAGAGAGGGGAGTCAGCAATGATACTGCCACTTGTTTTGCAACATCTCTGCCCAGCGTATATCTCCATTACTGGTTTGGGggccattgctgctgctgcGATGTCTTCTGCAGATTCAGCTCTTCTCTCCACTGGCTCCATGTTTGCTCACAATATCTACAGGAAAATCCTGAGGAAAAAG GCTTCAGAGACAGAGGTGTTGTGGGCCATGAGGACCTCCATGTTGGTGtttggggctggggctgctggtctGGCTTTTTACTCCAGCTCTGTGTATGACCTCTGGTTCCTCAGTGGGGAGCTGGTGTAcgccctcctcttcccccagctctgctgtgccctcTTTGCTCCCAGCACGAACACCTATGGATCAGCTGCTGGCTTCTTGGTTGGGCTCCTGCTGCGGCTACTGGCAGGGGAGCCTGCCCTGAGCATCCCCCCTGTCATCCTCTACCCAGCCTGCTCCCTGGTGAACGGGACCTACAGCCAGCTCTTCCCCTTTAAAACATTCACCATGCTTCTCACCTTGGGCACCATCCTTGCCGTTTCATACCTGGCCAAGGCTTTGTTTCAGAGAAACCTCCTCCCTCGCAGCTGGGATGTTTGCAATATCATGGGGGGAACGAGCATTCTCATCCCCTTGCAGCAGGTGGAGAAACAGGAGTGTTTCCCAACCACTGCACTAGAAGAGAAACACAATTAA